TGTGAGGACAGGAGTACCGTGATGCCCCGCGCCTTCAACCCCCGGATCATTACAAGGAACTCACCGGCGGCCTCGGGATCGAGGCCCATCGTGGGCTCGTCCAGGATCGCCACCTGAGGCCGTTTCATGAGCACCTCGGTCAGCCCCAGCCGCTGGCGCATGCCGCGCGAGTATGTCGCCACCGGCCGGTCCGCCACTTCCGAGAGCCCTGCGCCGGAGAGCGCCTCGTCAATTCGCGCCTCGGCCTCGGGCCGGGGGATCCCGTTGAGACGCGCGGTGTACCTGAGGTTATCGCGCGCGGTCAACTCGTCGTAGAATCCGACCGAGTCAGGCATGTAGCCGACCCGTCGCTTCACCTCCAGGGGATTGCGCAGGGGGTCTTCTCCCAGCACCCGGGCCGATCCGGAGGTCGGCTCTGTCAGGCCCAGCAGCATCAGGATGGTCGTTGTCTTGCCCGAGCCGTTCGGGCCCAGCAGGCCGAAGACCTCACCGGTCTGCAGGCGAAGGTTCAGCGACTCGACGGCCACGATCGGGCCGTAGCGCTTGGTCAACCCCTGCGTCTCGATAACCGTGCTCATCTCCGACCGTAGCGCGAAACCACCAGGCTGACGACGCCCAGGGCGACCGCGATGACGATGACGCCCACGATGCCCCACAGCGTCGAGGTGAACACCGTGACGCGAAAGTCGGCCGACGACGACGAGTCGCCGGCAGTGGCCCGCAGCGTCAGCATGTAGTCGCCTGCGATCGCCTTGGACGAAGGCCGTACGGTTGCCGTCACCTGCACTTCACCCTTGGGCGCGATCTCCTCGATCCGCGACGGATCGAACTTGACCGACCACCCGGTCGGCTCATAAGAGGAAACCTCGACCCCACGCGCAGGAGATGTGCCCCGGTTCTTGACGACCACCTTTATCGGGGTGTCCCGTCCGGCGTATGCCCGCCCGGACAGCCGTCCCTCGGGCGTAGTGATCGAGAGATCT
The sequence above is drawn from the Armatimonadota bacterium genome and encodes:
- a CDS encoding ABC transporter ATP-binding protein, with protein sequence MSTVIETQGLTKRYGPIVAVESLNLRLQTGEVFGLLGPNGSGKTTTILMLLGLTEPTSGSARVLGEDPLRNPLEVKRRVGYMPDSVGFYDELTARDNLRYTARLNGIPRPEAEARIDEALSGAGLSEVADRPVATYSRGMRQRLGLTEVLMKRPQVAILDEPTMGLDPEAAGEFLVMIRGLKARGITVLLSSHLLQQVQAVCDRVGLFHKGRLVLEGSVDALSERVLGGAFRIAVEATGDGLERLLGGIPGVVRVAQERPGACLVEAQHDCRAEVARRVVAGGGQLLGLSLERATLDDVYARYFQEARHEA